One window of Paenibacillus sp. FSL K6-3182 genomic DNA carries:
- a CDS encoding collagen-like protein, protein MKVTCPPPQVNVTAPVGPTGPQGPQGIPGSVGATGATGTNGATGAAGATGATGTNGAPGTNGAPGAAGATGVAGGVLSFADFFALMPPDNAATVAVGADVSFPQNGPTSGTNITRTGATTFNLAVIGTYQILFQVSVTEPGQLILTINGADLAYTVVGRATGTSQIVGMALVHTTVINSILTVRNPAGNSTALTITPLAGGTRSVSAHLVITQIA, encoded by the coding sequence GTGAAGGTAACATGTCCTCCTCCTCAAGTGAATGTAACTGCTCCGGTAGGACCGACCGGACCTCAAGGACCCCAGGGTATTCCTGGTTCAGTAGGAGCAACTGGTGCGACTGGCACTAATGGGGCGACTGGAGCTGCTGGCGCAACTGGTGCGACTGGCACTAATGGCGCACCTGGTACTAATGGGGCACCTGGAGCTGCTGGCGCAACTGGCGTAGCCGGAGGAGTATTAAGCTTCGCTGATTTTTTTGCATTGATGCCGCCTGATAATGCAGCAACTGTTGCTGTCGGTGCAGATGTAAGTTTTCCGCAAAATGGACCTACTAGCGGAACTAACATTACCCGCACTGGTGCTACTACATTTAACTTAGCTGTAATTGGAACGTATCAGATTTTGTTTCAAGTAAGTGTGACCGAACCGGGGCAGCTGATTTTAACCATTAATGGCGCTGATCTAGCTTATACAGTGGTTGGCCGAGCAACAGGTACTTCTCAAATTGTAGGAATGGCTCTTGTACACACGACTGTCATTAATTCAATACTCACCGTGCGAAACCCTGCGGGCAATTCCACGGCACTTACGATCACACCGCTCGCTGGAGGAACAAGATCTGTTTCAGCTCATCTTGTTATTACACAAATCGCATAA
- a CDS encoding S-layer homology domain-containing protein: protein MRFKGKTTVIIGILLIFMLGNAVQVFAYDAQLKPYRDVPVKDWAAESIYRLVALGVVSGYEDGTFRPSAELTREAFVKLLVQSVKPVIDKEKSAGLSDVAKDRWSYAFIKPAYDAGWLDLLIVNGKFNPSQNIKREEVAALTAFALLQGKTAEEKQQWLDTGWQEASEKAAFADMNQVDKNLAPYVLRTYADSIMQGDNKGLFLPKKSLSRREAAAIVDRMIDFQSESRQLEVSVFFAAGGPYKKLDRFAASDEVIFDWAKLDYQGAGKASVLMSPPSDWKQTLTAAETSGSTKTLMIFGNTTLQKLGDFIIDAEARKAFASSVAEAAANPLYGFERVAIDFEGMVPAEYKQPFVELIRAIKAELSSEISLTVVVPPSYYYAGYDYKQIGELADEVILMAYEFTHEESGLPSAPLTLVGDSVRNILSYIPADKLKLGISKQANQWTTKADGTVEFFRSPAIAAVESRLAAADTKSVMQLPYFLNQITFKDDRGSHLLWYENTQSIEAKIRLAKAFGLRGVAVWQINQLTDADWTMISSYHH from the coding sequence GTGAGGTTCAAAGGGAAAACAACCGTTATTATTGGAATCCTGCTAATATTTATGCTGGGAAACGCCGTGCAGGTGTTTGCGTATGATGCGCAATTAAAGCCCTATCGAGATGTACCTGTAAAGGATTGGGCAGCCGAATCTATTTATCGTTTAGTCGCACTTGGAGTCGTTTCTGGATATGAGGATGGAACCTTTCGTCCAAGCGCCGAACTTACGAGAGAAGCATTCGTAAAGCTGCTAGTACAATCCGTTAAACCGGTGATAGATAAAGAGAAGTCTGCTGGACTCTCTGACGTGGCCAAGGATCGTTGGTCTTATGCCTTTATTAAACCCGCATATGATGCTGGTTGGTTGGATTTGCTCATCGTAAATGGGAAATTTAATCCGAGCCAAAATATTAAGCGTGAGGAAGTAGCAGCATTAACGGCTTTTGCGCTGCTTCAAGGAAAAACGGCAGAAGAGAAGCAGCAATGGTTAGATACAGGCTGGCAAGAAGCTAGCGAGAAAGCGGCCTTTGCCGATATGAATCAAGTGGATAAAAACCTTGCACCATATGTGCTGCGTACATACGCGGATTCGATTATGCAAGGGGACAATAAAGGTTTGTTTCTTCCGAAAAAGTCGTTATCACGACGCGAAGCAGCCGCCATTGTTGATCGGATGATCGACTTCCAAAGCGAAAGCCGCCAGCTTGAGGTATCAGTTTTTTTTGCAGCAGGTGGACCTTACAAAAAACTGGATAGATTCGCCGCCTCAGATGAGGTTATCTTTGACTGGGCTAAGCTTGACTATCAGGGAGCGGGCAAAGCATCCGTTCTTATGTCGCCGCCAAGCGACTGGAAGCAGACTCTAACAGCGGCAGAAACGAGTGGTTCTACGAAGACGCTAATGATCTTTGGAAATACAACGCTTCAGAAGCTTGGTGATTTTATAATCGATGCTGAAGCTCGCAAAGCATTTGCTAGTTCTGTAGCCGAGGCAGCCGCTAATCCTTTGTATGGTTTTGAGCGAGTGGCGATTGATTTTGAAGGCATGGTACCTGCTGAGTATAAGCAGCCTTTCGTTGAACTGATTCGTGCAATTAAGGCCGAACTAAGCAGTGAAATATCACTTACGGTAGTTGTACCGCCTTCTTATTATTATGCAGGTTATGATTACAAACAAATTGGCGAACTGGCTGATGAAGTTATATTGATGGCCTATGAATTTACGCATGAGGAAAGTGGATTGCCGTCTGCGCCGCTTACGCTTGTTGGCGATTCCGTACGAAATATACTCTCGTATATTCCAGCAGATAAGCTGAAGCTAGGCATTTCTAAGCAGGCTAACCAATGGACAACAAAGGCAGACGGTACTGTAGAGTTTTTCCGGTCGCCAGCCATCGCGGCTGTAGAAAGTCGCTTAGCAGCTGCTGATACGAAATCTGTCATGCAGCTGCCGTACTTTTTGAATCAAATTACGTTTAAGGACGATAGAGGCTCGCATCTGCTTTGGTATGAGAATACGCAAAGCATCGAAGCCAAAATACGTTTAGCGAAAGCGTTTGGCTTGCGCGGTGTTGCGGTATGGCAAATCAATCAATTAACGGATGCCGATTGGACAATGATCTCTTCTTATCATCATTAA
- a CDS encoding AraC family transcriptional regulator translates to MDRTSEQHALSELLQSLQLKLLMAHKTQVSLNWGETNSVPEYNKLYFICEGEGWIRIGNDDYYPKPGQLFLTPAHTKISFSSLNNRPYLKYWCHFNIMAGPLDLFQWIGVPLCLNIKDKNSMTRLFHELIEWHGQDSIVARLREKAVLLEIISCFLESVPIRVLQHRTEEMNRLNVIQQYVDSRLHTSISVDQMAESVHLHPNYFSSYFKKHFGMPPLKYVSRKRVDRAKQLLTTTSRSIKEVADQSGFKETNHFTKFFRKETNLTPTDYRTAYSEKRSHQGDNSIIKAHS, encoded by the coding sequence GTGGATAGAACAAGTGAACAACATGCGTTATCTGAGTTGCTGCAGTCGCTGCAGCTAAAATTGCTTATGGCGCATAAAACCCAAGTCTCTCTAAATTGGGGGGAAACCAACTCTGTTCCCGAATACAATAAGCTATATTTTATTTGCGAAGGGGAAGGCTGGATTCGCATCGGCAACGACGACTATTATCCAAAACCCGGTCAGCTGTTTCTCACGCCTGCGCATACAAAGATATCGTTCTCCTCTTTAAATAATCGCCCATACTTAAAATATTGGTGCCATTTCAATATCATGGCAGGTCCCCTCGATCTTTTTCAGTGGATTGGCGTTCCGCTTTGCTTAAACATTAAAGATAAGAACAGCATGACGCGCTTGTTCCATGAGCTCATCGAATGGCATGGACAAGATTCAATCGTTGCTAGGCTCCGAGAAAAAGCTGTATTGCTAGAAATCATAAGCTGTTTTCTCGAATCCGTTCCGATTCGCGTGCTGCAGCACCGTACAGAGGAAATGAACCGTTTGAACGTCATACAGCAATATGTAGACAGTCGTCTTCATACGAGCATCAGCGTCGATCAAATGGCGGAATCTGTTCATCTTCATCCCAACTATTTTAGTTCCTATTTCAAAAAACATTTCGGGATGCCTCCGCTTAAATACGTCAGCCGCAAACGAGTAGATCGAGCCAAACAACTTTTAACGACAACTTCTCGCAGTATTAAGGAGGTTGCTGATCAATCTGGTTTTAAAGAAACGAATCATTTCACGAAATTTTTCCGTAAAGAAACAAATCTAACCCCAACCGATTATCGAACAGCCTATTCGGAGAAGCGATCGCATCAAGGCGATAATTCAATTATAAAAGCGCATTCATAA
- a CDS encoding glycoside hydrolase family 95 protein, which translates to MTLVEETRLWYKEPASNWEEALPVGNGKLGGMVFGGIRRERIALNEDSVWYGGPRDRNNPDALPYLPKIRELLREGSLNEAHDLSAMALSGVPETQRHYMPLGDIELSLKYDSKEEAREYVRALDIVNGIASVTFTKGDVCFARETFASFPDEAIVTRFTADKPGSISFTARLLRGSNRYYDELVKADENTIVMRGMCGGSGGSDFRTSLRAVADGGSVSIIGEHLIVEGANSVTLLLTAATSFRHADPEAYAVHAGARAGLISYEELKSRHIQDFTSLSKRVLLRLTDAAYSNAAYVPTNERLKLVQEGSADVGLMALYYQFGRYLLISSSRPGSLPANLQGIWNEKMLPPWDSKYTININTQMNYWPAEAGNLAECHEPLFDLIKRMREPGRITARAMYDCGGFVAHHNTDIWGDTAPQDIYLPASYWTLGAAWLCLHMWEHYEYGLDDAFLEQIYPTLKESAQFFVDFLTETEDGLLVLNPSVSPENTYLLPNGQSGTLCIGASMDSQILYELFTACAEAAKKLGIDSSEQELWHNMRARLPEPAIGKHGQIQEWMEDYEEAEPGHRHISHLFALHPGKRFTVRGTPEWANAARVTLDQRLASGGGHTGWSRAWIINFWARLEDGEKAYANVQDLLSHSTLPNLFDNHPPFQIDGNFGGAAGITEMLLQCHAGSLHVLPALPEAWPHGEVTGLRARGGFEVDIRWSNGLLVEACIRAGAANSCVVQSSIPLIVRKDGHEVKDVFSKDGLVSWTVSAGSEYVLSPK; encoded by the coding sequence ATGACGCTGGTTGAAGAAACGCGCTTGTGGTATAAGGAGCCTGCCTCCAATTGGGAGGAAGCGCTGCCTGTTGGCAATGGGAAGCTCGGAGGCATGGTATTTGGGGGCATTAGACGTGAGCGGATAGCTCTGAACGAAGACAGCGTATGGTATGGCGGACCGCGTGATCGCAACAATCCAGACGCACTGCCATATTTGCCGAAAATTCGTGAGCTGCTGAGAGAGGGAAGTTTGAACGAAGCACATGATTTATCCGCGATGGCTCTATCTGGCGTACCCGAAACGCAGAGGCACTATATGCCGCTTGGAGATATAGAGCTAAGCTTAAAATATGATTCGAAAGAAGAAGCACGAGAATATGTTAGAGCTCTCGATATCGTCAACGGTATTGCAAGTGTAACCTTTACTAAAGGAGACGTTTGTTTTGCCCGTGAGACATTTGCTAGTTTCCCAGATGAAGCAATAGTTACAAGATTCACAGCAGATAAGCCGGGCAGCATCAGCTTTACAGCCCGTTTGCTGCGCGGCAGCAATCGCTACTATGACGAGCTGGTGAAAGCAGACGAGAATACGATCGTGATGCGCGGCATGTGCGGCGGTTCAGGCGGGTCTGATTTCCGAACTTCTTTGCGCGCGGTTGCAGATGGCGGTTCAGTATCAATTATTGGCGAGCATCTCATCGTGGAAGGCGCCAATAGCGTAACGCTTCTATTAACCGCAGCCACATCATTCCGTCATGCTGATCCGGAGGCATATGCTGTCCATGCAGGAGCCCGTGCTGGCTTAATAAGCTATGAAGAGTTGAAATCGCGCCATATTCAAGATTTCACTTCATTGTCAAAGCGGGTACTGCTTCGCTTAACGGATGCTGCTTATTCGAATGCCGCCTATGTACCTACAAATGAGCGTTTAAAGCTAGTTCAAGAAGGCAGCGCCGACGTAGGATTAATGGCCTTATATTATCAGTTTGGCCGCTATTTGCTCATTTCAAGCAGTCGTCCGGGCTCGCTTCCTGCCAATTTGCAAGGCATTTGGAACGAGAAAATGCTGCCGCCGTGGGACAGCAAATATACGATTAATATTAATACGCAAATGAATTATTGGCCGGCAGAAGCGGGAAATCTAGCAGAATGCCATGAGCCATTATTTGATCTCATCAAGCGGATGCGTGAACCCGGCAGAATAACCGCAAGAGCAATGTACGATTGTGGAGGTTTTGTCGCTCATCATAATACCGACATTTGGGGCGATACCGCTCCGCAAGACATTTATTTGCCAGCCTCGTATTGGACGCTTGGTGCGGCTTGGCTTTGCCTGCATATGTGGGAGCATTATGAGTATGGCCTTGATGATGCTTTTCTTGAGCAAATATATCCAACCTTGAAGGAGTCGGCACAATTTTTTGTGGATTTCTTGACGGAAACAGAGGATGGCCTGCTTGTATTGAATCCTTCTGTATCACCTGAGAATACCTATTTATTGCCAAATGGACAATCCGGTACGTTATGTATTGGTGCATCGATGGATAGTCAAATTTTATATGAATTGTTTACGGCTTGTGCAGAAGCGGCGAAGAAGCTCGGCATCGACTCATCGGAGCAGGAACTTTGGCACAATATGAGAGCCCGTTTGCCGGAGCCTGCAATTGGCAAGCATGGGCAAATTCAAGAATGGATGGAGGATTACGAGGAAGCGGAGCCGGGACATCGTCATATCTCGCATCTGTTCGCCCTGCATCCCGGCAAGCGCTTTACGGTTAGAGGGACACCTGAATGGGCAAATGCTGCCAGAGTAACGCTAGATCAAAGGCTTGCAAGCGGCGGCGGTCACACGGGTTGGAGTAGAGCTTGGATTATTAACTTTTGGGCAAGGCTTGAGGATGGGGAGAAGGCGTATGCGAATGTGCAAGATTTGCTAAGTCATTCCACGCTGCCTAATCTGTTTGATAATCATCCTCCGTTCCAAATCGATGGCAACTTCGGAGGCGCTGCAGGCATAACGGAAATGCTGCTTCAATGCCATGCGGGCAGTCTGCATGTATTGCCTGCTTTGCCGGAAGCATGGCCTCATGGAGAAGTGACAGGTCTCCGCGCAAGAGGCGGCTTCGAGGTGGACATCCGCTGGTCAAATGGCTTGCTTGTTGAAGCATGCATACGAGCTGGCGCAGCTAATAGCTGTGTCGTGCAAAGCAGCATTCCGCTCATCGTAAGGAAAGATGGCCATGAGGTGAAAGACGTATTCAGCAAGGATGGGCTTGTATCATGGACGGTGAGTGCCGGAAGCGAGTACGTGCTTTCTCCGAAGTAG
- a CDS encoding PLP-dependent aminotransferase family protein, which translates to MWLSIDRQANLPMFRQVFNSLQGAILSGELPAGYKLPSTRELASQLHVSRNVILEAYELLLAEGYITGRSGAGTYVAQGACLLGFTKASPLPLPASLAESTNKSELDFISFRTGLPALNLFPMKKWGSILQSVCMDSSIAELGYGDPSGDLELRRLLSKQLWISRGVVSNPEQIIITNGAVQALQLIVKLLLRGGEDVLVEDPSNVDLKTILTSTGAELHGVPVDDSGLLTHKLPVNLRPKCIYVTPSHQFPLGGILPIQRRIELVEYARQSGSYILEDDYDSEFRYDGAPIHSLQSLCPKQVVYIGTFSKVMFPSLRIGYMIVPEPLVEPCRQLKRLSDYQTPMIEQLALIRFMNSGTLNAHILKMKKLYKKRRQLLLDALHEQITLPYQICGRAAGLHLVAQFEAQLPEDLMNRLEAASVFADLLPNNRMLLGYGHLDDQQIYEGVRRIGKALKN; encoded by the coding sequence TTGTGGCTGTCCATCGATAGACAAGCAAATTTGCCTATGTTTCGCCAGGTTTTCAACTCACTCCAAGGTGCTATTCTCTCGGGTGAGCTGCCTGCTGGCTACAAGCTTCCATCCACAAGAGAGCTTGCTTCGCAGCTTCATGTCTCGCGCAACGTGATTTTGGAAGCCTATGAGCTTTTATTGGCTGAAGGATACATAACAGGCCGCTCTGGTGCAGGAACTTATGTAGCTCAAGGAGCCTGCTTGCTTGGCTTCACGAAGGCGTCACCGTTACCATTACCCGCTTCATTAGCAGAATCGACGAACAAATCAGAGCTCGATTTCATCTCGTTTCGTACGGGCCTGCCCGCACTGAATCTATTTCCGATGAAAAAATGGGGCTCTATTTTGCAAAGTGTATGCATGGATTCCTCTATTGCTGAATTAGGTTATGGCGATCCGTCCGGTGACTTGGAATTACGTCGTCTGCTATCCAAACAGCTGTGGATTTCAAGAGGAGTCGTCAGCAATCCCGAACAAATTATAATTACAAACGGTGCGGTACAGGCGCTTCAGCTGATCGTTAAGCTGCTGCTGAGAGGCGGGGAAGATGTTTTAGTCGAAGATCCGTCCAATGTAGATTTAAAGACGATATTAACTTCTACAGGAGCCGAGCTACATGGCGTTCCCGTTGACGATTCCGGCCTTTTAACCCACAAGCTTCCCGTAAACCTTCGGCCAAAATGCATCTACGTCACACCCTCTCATCAATTCCCGCTTGGCGGCATTTTACCGATACAAAGGCGGATTGAATTAGTTGAATACGCCCGCCAAAGCGGCAGCTATATCCTCGAAGATGATTATGACAGCGAATTCCGGTATGATGGGGCTCCTATCCATTCACTCCAAAGCTTATGTCCTAAGCAGGTAGTCTATATTGGAACCTTCAGCAAAGTCATGTTCCCTTCGCTGCGAATCGGCTATATGATTGTCCCTGAACCACTGGTTGAACCCTGTCGCCAGCTTAAGCGGCTGTCAGACTATCAAACGCCTATGATTGAGCAGCTCGCTTTGATTCGTTTCATGAACAGCGGAACGCTTAATGCTCATATTTTAAAAATGAAAAAGTTGTACAAAAAGAGACGCCAGCTCCTGCTTGATGCTTTACATGAGCAAATTACCCTGCCTTACCAGATATGTGGACGAGCGGCTGGTTTGCATCTGGTCGCTCAGTTTGAAGCGCAGCTGCCGGAAGATTTAATGAACCGGTTGGAAGCAGCGTCTGTATTTGCGGACTTGCTGCCGAATAACCGAATGCTGCTTGGATACGGGCATTTGGACGATCAGCAAATTTATGAGGGCGTCCGTCGCATTGGCAAAGCCCTCAAGAATTGA
- a CDS encoding DMT family transporter, whose translation MNHSRIIAYFELTIAAILIGSSIVAGKITTMQMPVFLSQAISLIIALLLLIPILMLSGKTTLRVGRKDFLFLLLQAFLGMFLFRVFMLYGLRTALATEAGIVTSLTPAVVAFLSYMILKEKLTNPIKIGIVCSILGVVSIQVPGWLIPSSSPPSQASYIGLLLILGAVVGESMLTILRKMTASNVSSLLGTTYVTLFSFIMFLPIALIEAKQYDFSSVTVGDIGLLFYYGIFVTALAYILWFRGVSKVSAGTAAVYTSCIPLSTVLLSYGILNEPFSWSHLVGGAFVCLGIWQVSKSDSLVPRKLKKSPKSSSA comes from the coding sequence GTGAATCATTCTCGTATTATTGCGTATTTTGAGCTGACCATTGCCGCTATTCTCATCGGAAGCTCCATAGTAGCCGGCAAAATAACGACGATGCAGATGCCGGTTTTTTTGTCACAAGCGATTAGCCTAATCATTGCTTTATTGCTGTTAATTCCGATTTTGATGCTAAGCGGCAAAACCACGCTCCGAGTCGGGAGAAAGGATTTTTTATTTTTACTGCTGCAAGCGTTTCTCGGGATGTTTTTATTCCGCGTATTCATGCTGTATGGCCTTCGGACCGCGCTCGCAACGGAAGCGGGTATTGTGACGAGCTTAACGCCGGCGGTCGTTGCTTTCCTTTCGTATATGATTTTAAAAGAAAAATTAACGAATCCGATTAAAATAGGCATCGTTTGCTCCATACTGGGTGTTGTTAGCATTCAGGTGCCAGGATGGCTGATTCCTTCCTCTTCACCTCCGTCACAAGCTTCGTATATTGGGCTTTTGCTTATTTTAGGCGCAGTTGTTGGGGAATCGATGCTTACGATCCTGCGCAAAATGACTGCAAGCAATGTCTCTTCACTGCTTGGGACAACCTATGTAACCTTGTTTTCATTCATCATGTTTTTGCCTATTGCACTTATTGAGGCTAAACAATACGATTTCAGCAGTGTAACTGTTGGCGATATTGGCCTGTTGTTTTATTACGGTATTTTCGTTACCGCTTTGGCTTATATATTATGGTTTCGCGGTGTTTCCAAAGTGAGTGCGGGAACAGCGGCTGTCTACACAAGCTGCATTCCGCTTAGCACTGTGCTTCTATCCTACGGCATTTTAAACGAACCTTTCTCATGGTCTCATCTCGTAGGGGGAGCGTTTGTTTGCCTAGGCATTTGGCAAGTTTCTAAGAGCGATTCATTAGTGCCGCGGAAGCTGAAAAAAAGCCCCAAAAGCAGCAGCGCTTAA
- a CDS encoding DUF445 domain-containing protein: MNKFSIKKKADLALLFSAIGILAAFPFHETFIGGLLFSLFSAATIGGLADSFAVSALFGNPLQIKWPVWMGTNIISRNRERLIGELVQMVQNELLTIPNIRERLDEYNIADVLVTYLKQHGGEQGVNDILQQLADDVITTIDLQELAKTVQTFLLEHADSIPVADIAADAGDWTIKNGYDDRIIEFIIPELIKIVKSAPFGAVVDQIVDSAIRSYEGDKFRRKLIDFSAGLEAANISGRLQEWLVSFLQKFHAEDHPQRKEIKAFIAQFVARLRTDEQLRSRIEAGKTTLLASVKDELKLDAFIQRGLESIRLAAASNAEGEQVRYPWIKDKVEEGIAYVVGNTELLTRLDQYVKTTLLKWVEQKHSFIGKMVTDKLNSFSEEELIELVKEKAGRDLQYIRINGIGIGALIGVVLHLATFWIGGRA, from the coding sequence ATGAACAAATTCAGTATTAAGAAAAAAGCGGATTTAGCGCTTCTTTTCTCAGCGATCGGAATATTGGCGGCTTTTCCCTTTCATGAAACATTTATTGGCGGCCTGTTATTTTCCTTATTTAGCGCTGCAACGATTGGCGGACTGGCGGATTCCTTTGCGGTAAGCGCATTGTTTGGAAATCCTTTACAAATAAAGTGGCCGGTGTGGATGGGAACCAACATCATTTCTCGGAATCGTGAGCGCTTGATTGGCGAGCTTGTCCAAATGGTTCAAAATGAATTGTTAACCATCCCGAATATTAGGGAGAGGCTTGACGAATACAATATTGCAGACGTTTTAGTCACATATTTGAAGCAGCACGGCGGCGAACAGGGTGTGAATGACATTTTGCAGCAGCTGGCGGATGATGTAATTACGACAATTGATTTGCAGGAACTGGCCAAAACCGTTCAAACCTTCCTTCTCGAGCATGCCGATTCGATTCCTGTAGCAGACATTGCTGCCGATGCTGGTGATTGGACCATCAAAAACGGTTACGATGATCGGATTATCGAGTTTATCATTCCGGAGCTTATCAAAATTGTGAAATCGGCACCATTTGGCGCTGTTGTAGACCAAATTGTCGATTCAGCCATTCGTTCCTACGAAGGCGATAAGTTTAGAAGGAAGCTGATCGATTTCTCTGCAGGGCTAGAAGCGGCAAATATTAGTGGACGATTGCAGGAGTGGCTGGTATCTTTTCTACAGAAATTTCATGCTGAAGACCACCCGCAGCGCAAGGAAATCAAAGCTTTTATTGCGCAATTTGTTGCAAGACTGCGTACGGATGAACAATTGCGCAGCCGAATAGAAGCGGGGAAAACAACGCTTCTGGCATCTGTGAAGGATGAGCTTAAGCTCGATGCGTTCATTCAGCGGGGACTGGAGTCCATTCGACTCGCTGCGGCTTCCAATGCGGAAGGCGAGCAAGTGCGCTATCCTTGGATCAAGGATAAAGTTGAAGAAGGAATAGCTTATGTAGTGGGAAATACAGAGCTGCTTACTCGACTGGATCAATACGTGAAGACGACGCTGCTGAAATGGGTGGAGCAGAAGCATTCTTTTATCGGCAAAATGGTAACTGACAAGCTGAACAGCTTCTCTGAAGAAGAGCTTATCGAGCTGGTTAAAGAGAAAGCAGGACGCGACTTGCAGTACATTCGGATTAACGGAATTGGTATCGGAGCGCTTATCGGCGTAGTCCTGCATCTAGCGACGTTTTGGATTGGAGGGCGAGCATAA
- a CDS encoding DUF445 domain-containing protein, whose amino-acid sequence MAMRKKANRSLILLAALFVIAACCLYVFPDQWWARMLLYTTEAGLVGALADLFAVTVLFRHPFGWKWIPHTAIIPRNRDKLIEGVANMVEQQLLSKDLLKEKVKQISLVEIGISWIDRRPNGMLAEQGWTLVAGLLAKLDIKGLSVILDEKARKSLGKISLSPYAGKALKWVMAKGNFQSWVSQIVEFAAARAAEEETKVVIRELLGKEKEKFVNQGSIFSKWLKKMAVEIAESTNALNLDDATNVLYDDLQLLINDLRNPEHELRVLLEEMVLQLADNLQHREDVSAAVDEWRDEVIEKISLLPSIEALLGNFRQLLISEPKLQLALPQKHSVNPSDIKELINQFIMSYWEWFKANEETKGWLEQYVQKFVQKMIETEHAIIGIIVRKTLDSFTEQKLVHFIESKVETDLQRIRLNGAYIGSALGAAFYILLYGVYEPILNLL is encoded by the coding sequence ATGGCTATGAGAAAAAAAGCAAACCGCAGCTTAATATTGCTTGCCGCCTTATTCGTCATTGCCGCCTGCTGCTTATATGTCTTCCCAGACCAGTGGTGGGCACGGATGCTGCTCTACACGACCGAAGCGGGCCTCGTTGGCGCATTAGCTGATTTATTTGCTGTAACGGTATTGTTCCGCCACCCATTTGGGTGGAAGTGGATTCCGCATACAGCGATTATCCCTAGAAATCGCGATAAGCTGATTGAAGGCGTCGCGAATATGGTCGAGCAGCAGCTGCTCAGCAAAGATTTGTTAAAGGAAAAGGTAAAGCAAATATCGCTTGTAGAGATCGGCATTTCATGGATCGATCGCCGACCAAACGGCATGCTCGCTGAGCAAGGCTGGACGCTGGTGGCTGGTCTGCTTGCCAAGCTGGATATTAAAGGTCTATCCGTCATTTTGGATGAGAAAGCACGAAAAAGCTTAGGCAAGATTAGCTTGTCGCCTTACGCCGGCAAGGCGCTCAAATGGGTGATGGCGAAAGGCAATTTCCAAAGCTGGGTTAGCCAGATCGTTGAGTTCGCCGCGGCACGCGCAGCAGAAGAAGAAACCAAAGTTGTCATTCGTGAGCTGCTTGGCAAGGAGAAGGAGAAGTTTGTAAATCAAGGCAGTATCTTCTCCAAGTGGCTCAAAAAAATGGCAGTGGAGATTGCTGAATCAACGAATGCGCTGAATCTCGACGATGCTACAAATGTGCTGTATGACGATTTGCAGCTGCTCATTAATGATTTGCGAAATCCAGAGCATGAGCTTCGTGTTTTACTGGAGGAAATGGTGCTGCAGCTTGCCGACAATTTGCAGCACCGCGAGGATGTTTCGGCTGCTGTTGATGAATGGAGAGATGAAGTGATTGAGAAGATCTCGTTGCTTCCTTCTATTGAAGCTTTGCTCGGCAACTTTAGACAGCTGCTGATCAGCGAACCGAAGCTGCAGCTAGCCTTGCCGCAGAAACATTCCGTCAATCCATCCGATATTAAGGAGCTGATTAATCAGTTCATTATGTCATACTGGGAGTGGTTCAAAGCGAACGAGGAAACGAAGGGCTGGCTGGAGCAATATGTGCAGAAATTCGTGCAGAAGATGATTGAAACCGAACATGCAATTATCGGAATCATCGTACGCAAGACGCTTGATAGCTTCACAGAGCAAAAGCTGGTGCATTTCATCGAGAGCAAGGTCGAGACCGATCTGCAGCGTATTCGTTTGAACGGAGCTTATATAGGCTCAGCGCTCGGAGCGGCATTTTATATTCTGCTGTACGGAGTATACGAGCCGATTTTGAACTTGTTATAA